One window of Populus nigra chromosome 5, ddPopNigr1.1, whole genome shotgun sequence genomic DNA carries:
- the LOC133693844 gene encoding uncharacterized protein LOC133693844 has protein sequence MEDTQPEGGENNRDVEVAPALISVHPTQDSVAVAVGSDLRVFDLRGNCGVTLVDETGEAFHKDSIRAIRYGEKGKLFVSAGDDKLVKVWSTDSWCCIASVCSEKRVSAVAISNDGLYVCFADKFGVVWVVDLHGLDGNETLVNKKAAPLLAHYCSIITSLEFSPDGWFIVTADRDFKIRVTVFPKKPLDGAHEIQSFCLGHTEFVSCLAFLVTVDYPQGFLVSGSGDSTVRLWDINSGTLLDTCEVGSKAGIVDYNGSEVSCSTVTDLCTIPGSNFVAVAIQSLQGILLVSCDLSSQTFGAVKVVSNMGDSFIPTSLGCSSSAELLWTITGVSKLHGSDHNSLACVRILSGFKKTIPDAAGPELTVLDDNEVPGAEKLLEKLQGSVTVEEEVFLAAAEAVKTSMCNLLIKKQYTTEKREFRKRGRNDKKTKQ, from the exons atggaagaCACTCAACCTGAAGGAGGAGAAAACAACAGAGACGTAGAGGTAGCTCCGGCCCTAATTTCAGTTCACCCTACCCAGGATTCCGTCGCTGTCGCAGTCGGGTCAGACCTCCGCGTCTTCGACCTCCG AGGAAATTGTGGGGTTACTTTGGTGGATGAAACTGGTGAGGCGTTTCATAAGGATTCTATAAGAGCCATCCGCTACGGTGAAAAAGGGAAACTGTTTGTATCAGCTGGTGATGATAAACTTGTGAAGGTTTGGTCCACTGATTCTTGGTGCTGCATTGCTTCCGT GTGTTCTGAGAAGAGAGTGAGTGCAGTTGCCATCAGCAATGATGGACTGTATGTTTGTTTTGCTGACAAATTTGGAGTTGTTTGGGTGGTGGATCTGCATGGACTTGATGGAAATGAGACTTTGGTCAATAAAAAGGCAGCGCCATTGCTTGCGCATTATTGCAGCATCATTACTAGCCTG GAATTTTCACCTGATGGATGGTTTATCGTTACTGCAGATCGAGATTTTAAGATTCGG GTAACTGTGTTTCCCAAGAAACCTTTAGATGGAGCTCACGAGATACAGAGTTTTTGCCTTGGTCATACAGA GTTTGTGTCCTGCCTCGCCTTTCTTGTCACTGTGGATTACCCTCAGGGGTTTCTTGTGTCTGGCAGTGGCGATTCAACT GTTCGCTTGTGGGATATTAACTCTGGAACTCTCCTTGATACCTGTGAAGTTGGCAGTAAG GCAGGAATTGTAGACTATAATGGAAGTGAAGTGAGCTGTTCCACTGTCACTGATCTATGTACGATTCCAGGCAGTAATTTTGTTGCAGTGGCCATTCAAAG CTTGCAAGGTATACTCCTGGTGAGCTGTGATCTTTCTTCTCAAACTTTTGGTGCTGTTAAG GTAGTTTCGAATATGGGAGATAGCTTCATTCCTACAAGCCTGGGCTGTAGCTCCTCTGCAGAACTATTGTGGACCATAACTGGTGTCTCTAAACTGCACGGTTCTGATCACAACTCTTTGGCCTGTGTGAGGATTCTTTCTGGTTTCAAGAAGACCATTCCTGATGCTGCTGGGCCTGAGCTGACTGTGTTGGACGATAATGAGGTACCTGGGGCAGAGAAACTGCTTGAGAAGTTGCAGGGAAGTGTGACTGTTGAGGAAGAGGTCTTCCTAGCAGCTGCTGAAGCTGTAAAAACATCAATGTGCAATCTGTTAATTAAGAAGCAGTACACAACAGAGAAACGAGAATTTAGAAAGAGAGGTAGAAACGACAAGAAAACCAAGCAATGA
- the LOC133693209 gene encoding non-specific lipid transfer protein GPI-anchored 15-like — protein sequence MASSGIRTGLVLVLVAITCGGAMAQSSCTNTLMSLAPCLNYITGNSSSPSSSCCSQLGNVVQTSPLCLCSLLNNSGASLGININRTLALNLPGACKVQTPSINQCKAATAPTASAIPPVSSPASSPADSSNQTPEPDITPSASDIPSASGTGSGSKTIPSSTGTSDGSIVKAPLHFVLSILFVTWCGSTVTKF from the exons ATGGCTTCAAGTGGGATTCGCACGGGTCTAGTCCTGGTCCTTGTGGCCATAACATGTGGTGGAGCAATGGCTCAATCAAGCTGCACTAATACTCTCATGAGCCTGGCCCCATGCCTGAACTACATCACAGGAAATTCATCAAGTCCATCATCTTCATGCTGCTCACAGCTAGGAAATGTTGTCCAAACATCACCACTATGCCTTTGTTCACTACTCAATAATAGTGGTGCCTCATTAGGTATCAACATAAACCGGACTCTTGCTCTGAATCTCCCTGGCGCTTGTAAGGTGCAAACTCCATCGATCAACCAGTGCAAAG CTGCCACTGCACCCACAGCTTCAGCAATTCCACCAGTAAGCTCACCAGCCAGTTCACCAGCAGATTCATCTAATCAAACACCCGAACCAGATATTACTCCATCAGCGTCAGACATTCCTTCAGCTTCAG GAACTGGAAGTGGCTCTAAAACCATCCCATCATCAACCGGAACGTCTGACGGAAGTATTGTCAAAGCACCCCTTCATTTTGTGCTATCCATTCTCTTTGTGACATGGTGTGGTTCAACTGTTACCAAATTCTGA
- the LOC133693382 gene encoding non-specific lipid transfer protein GPI-anchored 16, with product MEGLRVFNLIAILSTLLVISVNGQISTPCTTSMISSFTPCINFITGSTNNGSSPTGSCCSSFKSLMSTGMDCACLLITANVPLQLPINRTLAITLPRACKMSGVPMLCKASGTPLPAPGPVLLGPTLPPTAAYPLSPQASKAVALAPAPESEITLPLTPASPPEPVEAPPATAGIRPVVSPSASMPSYVSAPSSLLIFLAIMVFKFY from the exons ATGGAAGGGCTcagagtttttaatttgattgcaATATTATCAACTCTGCTAGTAATTTCAGTGAATGGGCAAATTAGCACACCATGCACAACCTCGATGATAAGTAGCTTCACCCCGTGCATAAATTTTATAACTGGAAGCACCAACAATGGCTCATCACCAACTGGTAGTTGTTGCAGTTCATTTAAGTCCCTCATGAGCACTGGTATGGACTGTGCTTGTCTATTAATAACAGCCAATGTGCCTCTTCAACTACCGATTAACCGTACTTTAGCAATCACTCTCCCCCGTGCATGTAAAATGAGTGGGGTGCCAATGCTGTGTAAAG CATCTGGGACCCCTCTACCAGCACCAG GTCCCGTCTTGCTAGGGCCAACTCTTCCACCCACAGCCGCTTATCCTTTAAGCCCACAAG CTTCCAAAGCAGTAGCACTTGCTCCAGCACCAGAATCTGAAATTACTCTGCCATTAACACCAGCATCCCCGCCAGAGCCAGTAGAAGCTCCCCCAGCAACTGCTGGGATCCGACCAGTGGTATCCCCCTCAGCATCTATGCCATCCTATGTTTCCGCACCATCTTCCTTGCTAATATTTCTAGCAATCATGGTTTTCAAATTCTATTAA
- the LOC133695070 gene encoding FCS-Like Zinc finger 8-like yields the protein MLRNRSRAVTSKQTLMTEHGTQSPSNQNYTKLTTSFLSSPRFKAFTFKALPEAEPMMSPTSILDTTKPLFPFKTPFSYDINQPKSPKIFSENRHSWDKTDSKGIGVALIDDTPNYIKPVKENDNHFSKPSNGTVLFGTKLRVQIPPPPNSILSPVQSPKSPGDFGIKTSMNSQLSASGSVNSGIQAKEVFTGCMSMSEMELSEDYTCVITHGPNPKTTHIFDNCIVENYCSLSDTSKSVSRSFLSFCYTCKKNLEQKNDIYIYRGEKAFCSQECRYQEMLLDEVET from the exons ATGCTAAGGAATAGATCCAGAGCAGTGACCAGCAAGCAAACTTTAATGACTGAACACGGCACTCAATCACCCTCCAATCAGAATTACACAAAGCTGACAACATCTTTTCTCAGTTCTCCAAGGTTCAAAGCTTTCACCTTTAAGGCTCTCCCGGAAGCTGAACCTATGATGAGTCCAACTTCAATTCTTGACACTACCAAACCACTCTTCCCTTTCAAAACCCCCTTTTCTTATGACATAAACCAACCTAAATCCCCGAAAATTTTCTCAGAGAACAGACACTCATGGGACAAAACAGACTCAAAGGGCATTGGTGTTGCACTTATTGATGATACACCTAACTACATCAAACCCGTCAAAGAGAATGATAACCATTTTTCTAAACCCAGTAACGGAACGGTCTTGTTTGGCACCAAGCTCAGAGTCCAAATCCCACCACCGCCAAACTCTATACTATCTCCAGTTCAGTCACCTAAATCTCCAGGGGACTTTGGAATTAAAACCTCCATGAACTCGCAATTATCAGCATCTGGTTCAGTCAATTCTGGCATCCAAGCAAAGGAGGTGTTCACAGGTTGCATGTCAATGAGTGAAATGGAGCTCTCTGAAGACTATACATGTGTCATAACTCATGGACCTAATCCAAAGACCACTCATATCTTTGATAACTGCATCGTGGAGAATTATTGCTCCTTATCGGATACGTCCAAATCTGTGTCCAGGAGTTTCCTTAGCTTCTGTTACACTTGCAAGAAGAATCTTGAACAGAAAAATGACATTTACATCTACAG AGGTGAAAAAGCTTTTTGCAGTCAGGAATGCCGTTACCAAGAAATGTTGTTGGATGAAGTAGAGACTTGA
- the LOC133693203 gene encoding non-specific lipid transfer protein GPI-anchored 5-like, with amino-acid sequence MAVRRMEVMLTIAFIATLWAGATAQSSCTSVIISMSPCLNYITGNSSTPSSSCCTQLANVVKSQPQCLCEVVNGGASSLGINVNQTQALALPSACNVQTPSISRCNASSPTDSPAGTPNSPSAGTGSKTVPSTDNGTSDANSTKLTMSLLFFLLFITSQASTLGTI; translated from the exons ATGGCAGTTAGAAGGATGGAGGTTATGCTTACTATAGCCTTTATAGCAACTTTGTGGGCAGGAGCCACGGCACAATCATCTTGTACCAGTGTGATCATAAGCATGTCCCCATGTTTGAACTACATAACAGGAAACTCATCGACCCCGTCTTCATCATGCTGTACACAGCTAGCTAATGTTGTCAAGTCGCAGCCTCAATGTCTATGTGAGGTCGTTAATGGCGGTGCCTCCTCACTTGGAATCAATGTTAATCAGACTCAGGCTCTGGCCCTCCCTAGTGCTTGCAATGTCCAAACTCCCTCTATTAGCCGCTGTAATG CCTCTTCGCCCACAGATTCTCCAGCAGGAACACCAAATTCTCCTTCTGCAG GAACAGGATCTAAGACAGTGCCATCAACAGATAATGGAACATCAGATGCAAACTCTACAAAGTTGACAATGTCTCTGCTCTTCTTCTTACTCTTCATCACATCACAAGCTTCGACCCTCGGCACCATATAA
- the LOC133695333 gene encoding F-box/kelch-repeat protein SKIP30-like, whose translation MSELIEGLPDAVAIRCIARVPFYLHPKLELVSRSWRAVVRSPELFKARQEVGSAEDLLCVCAFDPENLWQLYDPHRDLWITLPVLPSKIRHLAHFGVVSSAGKLFVLGGGSDAVDPLTGDQDGSFATNEVWSYDPVLRQWAARASMLVPRAMFACGTLNGKIVVAGGFTSCRKSISQAEMYDPEKDVWIPIPDLHRTHNSTCSGVVIGGKLHVLHRGLSTVQVLDNVGSGWTVEDYGWLQGPMAVVHDALYVMSHGLIFKQEGKTRKVVVSASEFRKRIGFAMMGLGDDIYVIGGVIGPDRWNWDIRPMSDVDILTVGGDRPTWRQATPMTRCRGTILGCTQLRI comes from the coding sequence ATGTCTGAACTGATTGAAGGTCTTCCAGATGCTGTTGCCATCAGGTGCATTGCACGGGTTCCCTTCTACCTCCACCCCAAGTTAGAGCTCGTTTCTCGTTCATGGCGAGCTGTTGTGCGTAGCCCTGAGCTGTTTAAAGCCCGGCAGGAGGTTGGTTCAGCAGAGGATCTGCTATGTGTGTGCGCTTTTGATCCCGAGAATTTGTGGCAGCTTTATGACCCTCACCGAGACCTTTGGATTACCCTTCCTGTTCTCCCTTCTAAAATCAGACACCTTGCCCACTTTGGTGTTGTCTCTAGTGCGGGAAAGCTATTTGTGCTTGGTGGTGGTAGTGATGCTGTTGACCCATTAACTGGTGATCAAGATGGAAGCTTTGCAACAAATGAAGTGTGGTCATATGACCCTGTATTACGACAATGGGCAGCACGTGCATCTATGCTTGTGCCCCGTGCAATGTTTGCATGCGGTACTTTGAATGGAAAGATTGTGGTTGCAGGTGGTTTCACCAGCTGCCGAAAATCAATTTCTCAAGCGGAAATGTATGATCCAGAGAAGGATGTTTGGATCCCAATACCTGATCTCCACCGGACTCACAATTCAACATGCTCTGGAGTAGTTATTGGGGGAAAGTTGCATGTCTTGCACAGGGGCTTGTCAACAGTACAAGTTTTGGACAATGTAGGGTCTGGGTGGACAGTTGAGGATTATGGTTGGCTCCAAGGTCCAATGGCAGTTGTTCATGATGCTCTCTATGTGATGAGCCATGGACTAATTTTCAAGCAGGAAGGGAAAACCAGGAAAGTAGTGGTTTCAGCATCTGAGTTCCGGAAAAGGATTGGATTTGCAATGATGGGGCTTGGAGATGACATATATGTGATTGGAGGGGTGATTGGGCCCGACCGATGGAATTGGGATATTAGGCCAATGTCTGATGTTGATATCTTAACAGTTGGGGGTGACAGACCTACATGGCGCCAGGCAACTCCAATGACAAGGTGCCGAGGAACAATCCTTGGGTGTACACAGCTGAGAATTTAG
- the LOC133694603 gene encoding uncharacterized protein LOC133694603, with protein METLVVVAEHRNQYYSGVEPHGPAKFGASPSKHFRDINCRTFQSGAGLLPTPFQTSTTPVTKSTTLAPASHSPKTPSPAVKSHSNSHSVDNVRLKTASKSSPITFNAKISRKETSFNEAIGFVNGNLPFSELWAGPAYSNSPPPSSLPIPKFSMRPPKRTVSLNLPVSDDADFDVQPTAKSAPASPSREHSPSIRDLLLSADSATKTLRRILNLDVAGE; from the coding sequence ATGGAGACTCTTGTTGTTGTGGCTGAACACAGGAATCAGTATTATAGCGGAGTTGAACCACACGGGCCTGCTAAATTCGGGGCTTCTCCTTCTAAGCACTTTAGGGATATCAATTGCAGGACTTTTCAATCCGGGGCGGGATTACTTCCAACCCCATTTCAGACTTCCACTACTCCTGTAACCAAAAGCACCACCCTTGCTCCTGCTTCTCACTCTCCAAAAACACCATCACCAGCTGTCAAGTCTCATTCCAACTCTCATTCTGTTGACAATGTTCGCTTGAAGACTGCTTCAAAAAGCTCTCCTATAACTTTTAATGCCAAGATTTCTAGAAAGGAAACATCTTTTAATGAGGCGATAGGTTTTGTGAATGGGAATTTACCGTTCTCGGAGCTTTGGGCTGGTCCTGCTTATTCGAATTCTCCACCACCGAGTTCTTTGCCGATTCCTAAGTTTTCAATGAGGCCACCAAAGCGAACCGTGTCACTTAATTTACCTGTGTCTGATGATGCTGATTTTGATGTGCAACCAACTGCCAAGTCTGCACCGGCTTCCCCCTCAAGGGAGCATAGCCCTTCTATAAGAGATTTGCTTCTTAGTGCTGACTCCGCGACGAAGACTTTGCGTCGCATTCTCAACCTTGACGTGGCAGGCGAGTGA